From the genome of Gorilla gorilla gorilla isolate KB3781 chromosome 4, NHGRI_mGorGor1-v2.1_pri, whole genome shotgun sequence:
CATGTTTTGTGACCGTCTGAGGTAAGGGCAGGGGTAAGGGGGCTCACAATACAATGTTCCAGCCTTGTCTTCGTGCAGAGGTGCAGCTCCTAGCACACAGACCGAGACCAACTCCGGGTTCCAACGTTTTTTCTCCCCACCTGCCCATCTACACTTACCTGTGCCCTCCTTTTCTTACTCCCTTAGGACAGAGTGCCTCCTCTCTGTCTGGAGTAGCTCATTTGAAATCTTGTCCAGTAGAAGCCAAAGGGGCTAAGCATCTTCCCCAGGACTTTGCTAGCTTCTCAGCCCTAGTCCCTAGTAGGGGAGTGCCAGGGACTCTGGGGAACATTGATGTGGGTCGGATTTCAGCCATTGGAAGAACAGAGGCTGATTTTGCATCCTTCCCTGTAGCTGTCACGGCAAAGCAGAGGAATGCATCGGACTGTGCCGAGCCCTTCTTAGCGCCCTCCACTGGCTGCTGCGCTGCACGGCAGCCTCTGCAGAGCGGCTCCGGGAGGGGCTGGAGGCCGGCACTCCAGCCGCTGGGGAGAAGCAGCTTGCCATGTGCCTTCAGCGCCTGGAGAAAACCCTCAGCAGCACCAAGAACCGGGCCCTGCTGCACATCGCCAAACTAGAGGAGGCCTGTATGTCCCTTGATTCCCCTGAGCCCCACCTGCCGCTGCTCCCATAGCCGGTCCTTTAATTGAGAAGGGAGAGGCAGGATGCCATCCCACCTCTTTCCAGGAGGATCTGAAACCAtcccacttccttttttttctccccataaGCATTGCACACATCCCAGGGACTTGGGCAGGGTGGCACCCGAGCCAATCAACCAACAGGTATTTACTGAGCATTGTCGTACgcccagcactgtgctaggtgctgggggtggggggtggggggctaccAAAGGAGCATGTGGCAGGGTCCCTGCCCTCATCAAGCATAGCTGCTAGTGGGTAGCAAGACTAGTACGTCACAGACGAGGGAAAAACTAGAGGACAAGACAAACACAGTGTCCATTATTGTGTTTGTCTCCATGTTACTCATCGCTTGGAAGCAAATGACTCTTGTATTTGAATGTTACCTAAAATGCCCCTTTTAACACAGTGCCTGTCTGCTGTTGGGCCTGTTGTACCATATGCCTCTTGACTCAAGTTCAGATGTTAAGTTTGGGTACTTTCCAGAGCCTGAGAACAGACAGATCACCTGGCGGGAGGGAAGATGCCGGTATTTCCAGCAATGGGGTCCTAAGGCCATAGTCTTGCTCCTTGAAGCCCGAGTGGCTTGGGACCACCTACAGATCTCTTGTTCTCCAGGAACAAGAATGCTAGAATGGGCTACTCCTGAGGCTTCAGGACCTGGTTGGAGAGCTTGTTTTAGGACTAGTATATTTATTTCTTCCCCAAGTATGTTTTACTGCCTGTGAAAAGTCCAAAAAGAcaatctttatataaaaatggaCTGTGTTGACAGCCTCTTCCCTACCTTGGGCCCTTGATAAATGTTTATTGGCTGAAAATCGGATGAATACTGAATTTTAATGGATCTCAggtcttgtctttttttcccccttttatgCTCCATGGAGGTTAATGGGCTAGTTGGTGCCATTATTCATCATTTGACCCTTTGGAATTGTAACTAGGATAAGTAACTTATAATTCAGTGCTAACCAATATGGCTTAGACCATGAGTGTGGGCATTAAGGAGAGAACAGTGAGTTAGACCAGTCGGGTGAGTTGCTAAAGGAACTGGGGCTTGAACAGAAGCTTAGAGCATGGTGCGAGtttgagagagagtgtgtgagagGCCTTCAGCAGGGGAGGGCAGCAAACGCAATGCCTAGATGAGGGAGTGGTTGAGAATGAGAAAGCCATTTAGGGACCCAGTTCCCCCAGAGGAGAGTGACAGCCTCTGCAAGACTGGACTTTGGGATCCGCCCACTCCTCGAGTGATTTGTGGCCGCCCTCCCTGTTCCAGCCACTGGATTCtggcctccctctgcctctctctcctgaGCCTGTGTGATGCCATACCTTCTGAAGTCAGCTGGCTGTGTCCCCTGGAAATCAGCTCTTTGGGAATGGTCTCTGGGGTTTCCAGCTCTAGGTGCCCGCCCCCCTTCTGGAAACAGTGCATGCTGCCCTCaggcccctccctccctgtcgTCCTCAGGGGAAGCCTTCCTGTGTGGTTTCATGTGCCGGAGGGGGTGCCAAAATCGAGGAGTTCAGGGCCAGGCACTCCTTCTCTCCTGTTTCCCATCATGTTTCTGTACTTCCTTCCCTCTGCCAGCTTCTTGGACTGCCATCGAGCATTCTCTCTTAAAACTTGGAGAGATCCTGGCCAATCTCAGCAACCCGCAGCTCCGGAGTCAGGCCGAGCAGTGTGGCACCCTCATTAGGAGGTACCGGCTCCCTGGGGGATGGTGGTGAAGGGAGAGGGAGGACACGCCCTGGGGTAGGAAGATGTGGCACCCAGTGCCATCCTCTCCGCCTTCACCTTTGGCCCCCCAAATACTGTCCCCTGTGTTTGTGACCCCTCAGCATCCCCACGATGCTGTCTGTGCATGCGGAGCAGATGCACAAGACCGGCTTCCCCACTGTCCACGCCGTGATCCTGCTCGAGGGCACCATGAACCTGACAGGCGAGACGCAGTCTCTGGTGGAGCAGCTGACGATGGTGAAGCGCATGCAGGTGGGAGGGGCCGAGTGGCTCTCCCTTCTCCAAGGCGGGCCAGCCTgttgggggcaggagggaggattCTTCTGGTTCTCCCTGGGAGAAGTGGGGTTTCTCCTGCTCCATGATGGAAAGTGGGTGCCAGTCGTGCACACTTCTGTCATTGGACCTTACTTCCCTGGTTCTCAGCACACAGCTGAGCAGTGACTCTGCCTTGCAGTCTCTGACCCAGCCAAATCCTCGGAGTCCACAGAAGGGTGACGGGGTACGGGCACCCTCTTAGGCCTCATCCTTGGCTCTTCCCACAGCATATCCCCACCCCACTTTTTGTCCTGGAGATCTGGAAAGCTTGCTTCGTGGGGCTCATTGAGTCTCCCGAGGGTACAGAGGAGCTCAAGTGGACAGCTTTCACTTTCCTCAAGGTACTGGGGACGTGGGAGGGGCAGAGCCAGTCTAGGAATGGTTCTTAGCAAGACCAGCGGCACCCTGGACCTTTGCCCTGTGTTCCTCCCTGTGGGCACTGGGCCCAGCCTGCCAGGTATTCCAGCGCAAGTTCCCATTGATCATTTTCTCTGAAAGTGCCAGGGCTATATTTAGCCCATTTGGCAGACTCCGTTGTTTCTTACCACAGAGGTGCAGTTTAGCTTGGTCATCAGACAGATAGGTGCAGGGCAGTAAAGAGAGCCAGGGAAAGGGGCCCCAGTCCTCCTTGAAGCTGGGGATCCACTTTTGCTTatggcatttttttctgttgagctAGCGGAGGTGCGGGGTGCTTGTGTCCTGTGCCTAGGCCTGGGGGCATCAGGGGCCTGGGCACCTATTGGCTTTCTCATTTAGCACTAAGTGTGCTCTCACTCCCAGGGTAGGAGTGTTCCTGTCTCTCTTCCTGGAGCAGGGGTTCGGGGGGATGCCTTCAGGGGtagatgaaagagaaaagaaatggatcTTCCTGTTTTTCCCCCGCCTCACCCCCTAGATTCCACAGGTTTTGGTGAAGTTGAAGAAGTACTCTCATGGAGACAAGGTGAGTTGGGGATTGAGATGGAGGCATGGGAGCAGAAACAAGGGCAAAGGGGAGGGTCCTTCAGGCCCCAGCTGGGCAGTGTTCTCATGCCTGGAAGAGAGCCGGATGTGAGTGTACACCTCAGTGTGCACGTGCTTCACAATGTGCATGCTTCAGCATGTGTGCGTGCTTCAGTGTGTGCGTGCTTCAGTGTGTGCGtgcttcagtgtgtgtgtgtgcttcagTGTGTGTGTTTCAGCGTGTGTGTGCTTCAGCGTGTACGTGTGCTTCAGCCAGTGTGTGTGCTTCAGCCAGTGTGTGTGCTTCAGCGTCTGCGTGCACCCACAACATACACCCAGGCTCCAGGCAGAAAGCAGCCAGGCAACTCAGGCCGATGCCTCCAGCAGACAATGTTGCCTGAGATGATCAGGGCCTGGTGGCCCTGGAAACCAGATGGACACTTCTGCCTCTTTCTAGGACTTCACTGAGGATGTCAACTGTGCTTTTGAGTTCCTGCTGAAGCTCACCCCCTTGTTGGACAAAGCTGACCAGCGCTGCAAGTATGAGCTCCCCTGGTCACCCCCGCCCTACTGGAAGGCGTTCTGGGCTCTTCCCCTGATCTCTGTGCCAGAGAAGCCTCAGGGTACTCTGTCTCCTTGTTCACTCCCCTTGGCAGGGGCAGGAAATAGCAGCCCATAGTTGCCAAGTCCCCAGAGCCCCTCTACCGTCTCTCAGGCACTCCAGATTTTCCTCATCCTGAAAGAGGGAGGATGCTGCTCAGGGACCTGCCACTCCCACCCCTCACCATCCTAGCCAGGTGCCCAGTTCCCTCAGCATCTTTCTCCCTCACAGCTGTGACTGTACAAACTTCCTGCTCCAAGAATGTGGCAAGCAGGGGCTTCTGTCTGAGGCCAGCGTCAACAACCTTATGGCTAAGCGGTAAGCGTGAACGCACCTGTGCTACCCCAAGAGCCCCTTGACCTCTCTCTTGTTACGGTGGGGCTGCTGCGTGCCTTTCAACCTCCTGTCGAAAGTTTGGGCTGCAAGTGACTGGGACCGTGCCTGGGGGTACAGGgaacaggaaggaaaagaaagcacgGATGTCTTCAGACCAGAGTTTTACACTCTTAGTCACTGCTCTTTAACTCATACCCATCTTTGTGATAAAAGTAAAAATCCTAGGctggaggcgggtggattacttggaggccaggagttcaagaccagcctgcccaacatggcaaaaccccatgtctactaaaaatacaaaaatcagctgggcatggtggtgtgtgcctgtaatctcagctactctggaggctgaggcacgagaattgcttgaacccaggaggcggagattgtgatgaggcgaaatcatgccactgcaccccagcctgggcgacagagtgagaccttgtctcaaaaaaataaataaataaataaataaaaatcctgaaTCTTCCTTTAATCTTAAATGTGCTTTCAGAGCATTTAAGACTAatgataggccaggtgcggtggctcacacctgtaatcccagcatttgggaggccaaggcgggtggatcacgaggtcaggagttcgagaccagcctggccaacgtggtgaaaccccatctctaccaaaaatacaaaaattaatcaggcgcgatggtatacacctgtaattccagctactcaggaggctgaggcaggagaatcacttgaacccggaaagcagaggttgtactgagctgagatcgcgccactgcattccagcctgggtgacagagcgagactctgtctcaaaaaaaaaaaagactaatgatAAAttgccaggtgtgctggctcacctgtaatcccaggactttgggaggccaaggtgggcggatcacctgaggtcaggagtttgagaccagtagaacatggtgaaaccccgtctctactaaaaatacaaaaaagtagccaggcgtggtggtgagcgtccagctactctggaggcagaggctgcagtgagctgagatcgcaccactgtactccagcctgggcaacagagtgagacctgtctcaaaaaaaaagactaatgctAAATCAGTGATTGCAACATTGACTATGCTTCCATAAACTTCACCCCAACCTCGGAGGTTCTTACATGCTTCCCACCTCCTCTGCGCATTTCCTTCCGGGCTTGAACGAGGGAACGTGTCAAGAATTTCTCTtcattcctcttcccttccttggCCAACTGGTGATGTCCACAGCAAAGCAGACCGAGAGCACGCACCCCAGCAGAAATCAGGAGAGAATGCCAACATCCAGCCCAACATCCAGCTGATCCTCCGGGCGGAGCCCACTGTCACAAACATCCTCAAGGTGAGTGTGCCCTTCCCTGGCCACCacagtcttctctttcttctttccagtgCTCCATCTGCTTGCAGATAAATAAACAGAGGCCACAGACCTCTGTCTCCTTTAGCTTTTATACATAGTTGCTTTGGAGGTAGTGAAAGGGGAGGCAAGGGCAGCTACCACTGAATGCTAACCCGTGGGAGCTTCATTTGTACACCAGGCACTGCAGTAGGCACTTTCACTTAGGCCATCTCACATGGAAACAACAGAGacgtgggtgcggtggctcacgcctgtaatcccagcattttgggaggctgaggtgggaagatcccttgaggtcaggagtttgagaccagcttggccaacgtggtgaaacccagtctctactaaaaacacaaaattcactgggtgtggtggtgcatgcctgtaatcccagttacttgggaggctgaggcaggagaatcgctgaaccccggggggcagaggttgcaatgagccaagatcgcaccactgcactccagcctcggcgatagagcgagactccgtctaaaaaaggAAAGGACAGAGAAGATCCTAGCCGTGACCTTGCCCACTCCAACCTTACCACCTGCATGCCGGTGTAGATGAGAGGGATGGATCGGAGAGCAAGGGTGGGTTTTAGGAATGATTTTCCAGATTGAAGTCAGAAAGATGTAGATTACATTCCAGGTTGTGAAGAGAGAAAATGTGGCTAGGCTGTATCTTGGGTGCGGGGTCTTCAGTGTTCTTCAGGACTTGATTTCCTGTCCTGTCCCCAGACGATGGATGCAGACCACTCTAAGTCACCGGAGGGACTGCTGGGAGTCCTGGGCCACATGCTGTCTGGGAAGAGTCTGGACTTGCTGCTggctgccgccgccgccactgGAAAGCTGAAATCCTTCGCCCGGAAATTCATCAAGTGAGGAAGGCCAAGCCCCTGACCCCAGGGCGTGCAGGGAGGCCGCGCATTGGGAGGAGGTAGCAGGGTAGGAGTCAGGTGCCTGGGTCTGGGTCTCATCCAGAGACCCACGGGCCTAGGCAGAGCATCCTGGCTGGAGATCTTGGAGGAAGGGCCTGTTCTCACGACCTAAGTGTTCCTTTCTCTTCAGCTGAGGATGGAGTGGACATGTTTGGTAAAGAGATGAGGGTAAGGGTTGAGGTGTTGAACATTGGGCATGGAGGAATTCCAAGTATGCCCAGTTATTAATAAGGGGCTCTCAAATTCTGTTGCCTTTTTTGGTTGCCCTGGAATTTGACATATATAGAACATGGTTCCATTCAGTGGGCCATTCTCTAGGCCTTGGAAATCTTCTAACAATAAAAAtccttctggctgggtgcggtggctcacgcctgtaatcctagcacttagggaggccaaggtgggcggatcacctgaagtcaggagttcaagaccagcctggccaacttggtgaaaccctgtctctactaaaaatacaaaaaattagccgggtgtggtggtgggcacctgtaatcccagctacttgggagactgaggcagaagaattgcttgaacggaggcggaggttgcagtgagctgagattgtgccactgcactccagcctgggtgacagagtgagactccgtctcaaaacaaaaaaaaaaacaaaaaacaaaaaccacaaaaaccttTTTTCTGTAGCAATGTGTCTCATTTTAAGTTTAACCAGTAACTCAGACTCTAGCGATCGCTCTCTGAACATGTGTAGCCCCAGCGCCCAGCTACTGCTCAGCTCATGCCCTGGTCAATGCAACCTGtctccattcctttcagtttgaATGAATTCACAACCTATGGCAGCGAAGAAAGCAGTAAGTCAGCCCTGTGCATCCGCAGGCCCAGTGGGCCCTGAGGAGGGGTGTGGTGGGAGagtgtgggagggaggagggctcCCCGGCTCAACAGGGGGAGGCTGTGCTCCCTCCTCAGAGCCATGACCAATGGAAGCTTCCACAGAGCTTGAAAGTGGATAATGCTGGAAAAGGATTCTTCCCAGACCATCCCTGTGTCTCCTTCCCCCCCTCATCCCTTTACGACTTGGTTAGGTATGCCAGGAGAGGGTGCTGGGGGTCTTTGGTCTCAAGGAAGGGATGATGTTCCAGTTGAGACTCAAGAAAAGGATTCTGAGCCTCAGAGCTTTGAAGGAGCCACTTGGTCCCTGACCTTCCTAGAGGCAAATCCCGATCCCTGTCAACCCAGACACGGGCTCCCCCCTGCCCTCGTCTGGGAACTCAGCCTTCCCGTCCTTCCACAGCCAAACCGGCCTCCGTCCGGGCCCTGCTGTTTGACATCTCCTTCCTCATGCTGTGCCATGTGGCCCAGACCTATGGTTCAGAGGTGAGAGAGGGGAGCGACCGGGACGGGGGCTCAAGGGAAGGAGGTAACCCGGAACTCTCCCCACCTCACTGCCTGCGCCCCCGCAGCCTCTCAGCCAGTTAGTTCTGTGGGCCTCAGAAACCAGGTGCCCACGCGGGCTGGAGTCCGTAGAGGCACCTTCAGCCCCATGTTCACATTGACCACTAGGTGGCAGCATTGCCCCCGACTGGCTCCCTTTGACCAGTTCGTCCCCAGTCTTTGGGCTGGGCTGGAGCAGCAGGCTGGCGGGAAACAGTGCAGCCCCAGGTCCAGCGCTGGCAGGCGCCGCGCCCTCCCCACTCGGCTGGTgccccccttcccctttcccaggtgattctgtcCGAGTCGCGCACAGGAGCTGAGGTGCCCTTCTTCGAGACCTGGATGCAGACCTGCATGCCTGAGGAGGGCAAGATCCTGAACCCTGACCACCCCTGCTTCCGCCCCGACTCCACCAAAGTGGAGTCCCTGGTGGCCCTGCTCAACAACTCCTCGGAGATGAAGCTAGTGTCAGTGGCCCGGGCGCCCACTCCAAGGGTGGCGGTGGGGGCAGGGTCAAGACCCGCTCCCTGAGCCCATTCCCTGCTCCCCTGTGCTGACTTCTCTGCACACCCGCAGGCAGATGAAGTGGCATGAGGCCTGTCTCAGCATCTCAGCCGCCATCTTGGAAATCCTCAATGCCTGGGAGAATGGGGTCCTGGCCTTCGAGTCCATCCAGGTAGCCCCACCTTCCCAGCAGCCTTTGCTCCCCTGAGACACAGAGCCAGCCAGTGATGACTTGTTATATTTCGTAAGGGCAAGAAGACCTTTAATCCAGGAGCTCATGTTTTGatattgatattttgtgtaaTCGTTGTCTTAGCTACTCCCTCTGGCCCAGGTAGCTCTGGGAAGATGAAACTTGTGGAGAGAGGTGTGGAATGTGGCCCGGGACTCTACCGGCTGCACTTAGCTGCCCGCAGAGGCTGAGAAGGTGATGTTGGCTCAAGAAAGGGAGATAGATGGTAGCCCATCACCTTTCCGTCTCCCCTAGAAAATCACTGATAACATCAAAGGGAAGGTATGCAGTCTGGCGGTGTGTGCTGTGGCTTGGCTTGTGGCCCACGTCCGGATGCTGGGGCTGGATGAGCGTGAGAAGTCGCTGCAGATGATCCGCCAGCTGGCAGGGCCACTGTTTAGTGAGAACACCCTGCAGTTCTACAATGAGAGGTCGGTAACCCGCCTTCCCTTCTCAGACCCTTCAAGTGTGTTGCGAGAAGTCAGCACATCCAATAACAAGCACCCCTCTCTTTTCTGACCTTCGCAAACACGCTACTtgatcactcactcactcactttcCTATTCATGCATTCACTCATCTGACTCAGCAAACATGTACTGTGTCTCTGTGGCAGAAGCGTTTATATGCCAGCACCTGCTGTGTTGTCAGAAATGCAGACCCTAAATAGGGTCTGCCCGCAGAGACTCAAGTTCTAGACAACTAGctcccaaaagaacaaagctgtgtGACTGTCTAGGAGCTAGGAACCTGTCTGTAGATTTTACAGGCCGTGCCCCACCCTCAGTTACCTCTTAGGACAGTTTCCTGCCCTGGCTCTTCAGGGGCTTGGAGGACTTCCCTGGTGACCAGCTACGTTGAGTTCATTCACCCAACCAAtaagttgtttgctttttttaattgtaaaaaacaCATAAGATTTGCCATCTTAGCCATGTTTAAGTGTACTGTTcggtagtgttaagtatattcacactgttgtgtaACAGGTCTCCAGAACTTTCTTGCATCTCTGAAACTCCATACCCACTGAACAACAGCTTCCCATTTTCCCCTCCCTCCAGCTCCTGGTAACTACCATTTTACTttgtgtgtctaggaatttgactactttatacttttttgttgttgttgttgagacaaggtcttaccctTGCCCAGATCAGAGtgagtctcactgcaacctcaaattcctgggctcaagtgatcctcttgcctcagcctcccgagtagctgggactgcaggcccacagccggctaatttttctagtctttgtagagacagggtctcactatattgccaggtcttgaactcctggccttgagtgatcctCTCACCGtggacccccaaagtgctgggattacaggcgtgacccaccgtgccctgctgaatttgactactttttaGATGCCTCATTTAACTGGAATCATACAGTCCTTGCCTTTTCGTGACTGACTGACTTCACTCAGCATGATGTCCTCAAAGCTCATCCATGTAGTAGCACGTGACAggaattccttcctttttaaggctgaataatactctgttgtgggccgggcgtggtggctcacgcctgcaatcctagcactttgggaggctgaggtgggtggctcacttgaggtcaggagtttaaggccagcctgaccaacacggtgaaaccttggccttactaaaaatacaaaaataaatagggagtggtggcaggtgcctgcaatcccagctacttgggaggctgagacaggagaatcgcttgaacccaggaagcggaggttgcagtgagccgagatcgcgccactgcactccagcctgggtgaaagagtgagactctgtctcaaaaaacaaaacaaaaacaaaaaaaacctctattGTGTGGCTATACCACATCTTGATCCCTCGTCTGTCAGTGGACACTTCAGTTGCTTCTACCTTTGggctatagtgaatagtgctgctgtgaacatgggtgtttACCAGCTAATACGTTTTGGGTGTTGCCATGTCTTTATGGCAACGTTGAggatgtctttatttatttatgtacttatttttgagacggcgtttcgctctgtcgcccaggctggagtgctgtggcactatctaggctcactgcaatctccgcctcctgggttcaagagattctcctgcctcagcctcctgagtagccgggattacaggcatgtgccaccacacccggctaattgttgtatttttggtagagatggggtttcaccatgttggccaggctggtctcgaactcctaatttcaggtgatcttcccacctcagcctcccaaagtgctgggattataggcatgagccaccgcaccgggcctgaGGATGTCTTAATAGGGAGAAGGGGAAGCATTGAGCTGAATGAGGTTTGGACGGTCTGGAAAAGCACATCTCGTTTTCCCCTTgcctccttcttttttcctttcttctctcatttctccACCACCTTCCCCCCCACCCTACCAAGTAGGGAGCTTTTGCTCTGGTGTAACCCATTCTAAGCACCCTAAATCCTATCTGGGTAAGGGGTAGTGAGAAGTCTGTGGCTCCATTGTGCAGGTGGGAAAAGTGGCTCTAAAAGTCATAGCAACTTTCCCAGAGCCACCCTGCATTCCAGGAACAGTCAGCACTCGGCCTGGGTCTGTATTCACTTCCGAAGCCTCTTTCCATGAGAAAATTCCTGgatatacacttctatctgccCAGCTACCAGGGGCCGGGAAGAATCCTGTGGGGCAGCCCTTGGGCCTCTCCTGGAAGGAACAGTTTACTTTgggaggaggccagggctgggcgGGGACCCCCAAGCACTCAGCCTAGGGGGAAGTGATTGTGTTTATTTATGTGGCAGGTTGGCAGGGCCCAGGCCTGGGGGATGGGGGAAGttggagaataaaagaaaatgtgaatatctGGCTGGAATGGCCAGGGGGAGGAAAGCCCCTCCCGAGTCCCTATTTATAGGCTTTGTGTCCTGCAGGTGAGAGACCTGCCAGGAGCAGAGCAGGGGCCAGGTCACCCCGGGGTATACCGTCCCCCCCAGCGCAAAACTGGGTTAATGCCTCAGGGAGATTTCCGTAACCCAAGTCCAAGGGAAAGTCTGGCATGGGtgttccctcctctccctccccaccctacAGTGGCACCTGAGCCTCAGGTCCTCTCGGCCCTCCCCCAGGGTGGTGATCATGAACTCGATCCTGGAGCGCATGTGTGCCGACGTGCTGCAGCAGACAGCCACGCAGATCAAGTTTCCCTCCACCGGGGTGGACACAATGCCCTACTGGAACCTGCTGCCCCCCAAGCGGCCCATCAAAGAGGTGCTGACGGACATCTTTGCCAAGGTGCTGGAGAAGGGCTGGGTGGACAGCCGCTCCATCCACATCTTTGACACCCTGCTGCACATGGGCGGTGTCTACTGG
Proteins encoded in this window:
- the MED24 gene encoding mediator of RNA polymerase II transcription subunit 24 isoform X3 — its product is MRSRLAGQRPGGPSRGRLGRHLRLRTPGPTDLLATPPFPTASVASSRARDRVTGAPGKAEAGSGHPLGAPSPPGSWPRSPAALHNQSQAPFLSPQSWPPPLPPAQSEIMKVVNLKQAILQAWKERWSDYQWAINMKKFFPKGATWDILNLADALLEQAMIGPSPNPLILSYLKYAISSQMVSYSSVLTAISKFDDFSRDLCVQALLDIMDMFCDRLSCHGKAEECIGLCRALLSALHWLLRCTAASAERLREGLEAGTPAAGEKQLAMCLQRLEKTLSSTKNRALLHIAKLEEASLHTSQGLGQGGTRANQPTASWTAIEHSLLKLGEILANLSNPQLRSQAEQCGTLIRSIPTMLSVHAEQMHKTGFPTVHAVILLEGTMNLTGETQSLVEQLTMVKRMQHIPTPLFVLEIWKACFVGLIESPEGTEELKWTAFTFLKIPQVLVKLKKYSHGDKDFTEDVNCAFEFLLKLTPLLDKADQRCNCDCTNFLLQECGKQGLLSEASVNNLMAKRKADREHAPQQKSGENANIQPNIQLILRAEPTVTNILKTMDADHSKSPEGLLGVLGHMLSGKSLDLLLAAAAATGKLKSFARKFINLNEFTTYGSEESTKPASVRALLFDISFLMLCHVAQTYGSEVILSESRTGAEVPFFETWMQTCMPEEGKILNPDHPCFRPDSTKVESLVALLNNSSEMKLVQMKWHEACLSISAAILEILNAWENGVLAFESIQKITDNIKGKVCSLAVCAVAWLVAHVRMLGLDEREKSLQMIRQLAGPLFSENTLQFYNERVVIMNSILERMCADVLQQTATQIKFPSTGVDTMPYWNLLPPKRPIKEVLTDIFAKVLEKGWVDSRSIHIFDTLLHMGGVYWFCNNLIKELLKETRKEHTLRAVELLYSIFCLDMQQVTLVLLGHILPGLLTDSSKWHSLMDPPGTALAKLAVWCALSSYSSHKGQASTRQKKRHREDIEDYISLFPLDDVQPSKLMRLLSSNEDDANILSSPTDRSMSSSLSASQLHTVNMRDPLNRVLANLFLLISSILGSRTAGPHTQFVQWFMEECVDCLEQGGRGSVLQFMPFTTVSELVKVSAMSSPKVVLAITDLSLPLGRQVAAKAIAAL
- the MED24 gene encoding mediator of RNA polymerase II transcription subunit 24 isoform X5; protein product: MRSRLAGQRPGGPSRGRLGRHLRLRTPGPTDLLATPPFPTASVASSRARDRVTGAPGKAEAGSGHPLGAPSPPGSWPRSPAALHNQSQAPFLSPQSWPPPLPPAQSEIMKVVNLKQAILQAWKERWSDYQWAINMKKFFPKGATWDILNLADALLEQAMIGPSPNPLILSYLKYAISSQMVSYSSVLTAISKFDDFSRDLCVQALLDIMDMFCDRLSCHGKAEECIGLCRALLSALHWLLRCTAASAERLREGLEAGTPAAGEKQLAMCLQRLEKTLSSTKNRALLHIAKLEEASSWTAIEHSLLKLGEILANLSNPQLRSQAEQCGTLIRSIPTMLSVHAEQMHKTGFPTVHAVILLEGTMNLTGETQSLVEQLTMVKRMQHIPTPLFVLEIWKACFVGLIESPEGTEELKWTAFTFLKIPQVLVKLKKYSHGDKDFTEDVNCAFEFLLKLTPLLDKADQRCNCDCTNFLLQECGKQGLLSEASVNNLMAKRKADREHAPQQKSGENANIQPNIQLILRAEPTVTNILKCSSGLDFLSCPQTMDADHSKSPEGLLGVLGHMLSGKSLDLLLAAAAATGKLKSFARKFINLNEFTTYGSEESTKPASVRALLFDISFLMLCHVAQTYGSEVILSESRTGAEVPFFETWMQTCMPEEGKILNPDHPCFRPDSTKVESLVALLNNSSEMKLVQMKWHEACLSISAAILEILNAWENGVLAFESIQKITDNIKGKVCSLAVCAVAWLVAHVRMLGLDEREKSLQMIRQLAGPLFSENTLQFYNERVVIMNSILERMCADVLQQTATQIKFPSTGVDTMPYWNLLPPKRPIKEVLTDIFAKVLEKGWVDSRSIHIFDTLLHMGGVYWFCNNLIKELLKETRKEHTLRAVELLYSIFCLDMQQVTLVLLGHILPGLLTDSSKWHSLMDPPGTALAKLAVWCALSSYSSHKGQASTRQKKRHREDIEDYISLFPLDDVQPSKLMRLLSSNEDDANILSSPTDRSMSSSLSASQLHTVNMRDPLNRVLANLFLLISSILGSRTAGPHTQFVQWFMEECVDCLEQGGRGSVLQFMPFTTVSELVKVSAMSSPKVVLAITDLSLPLGRQVAAKAIAAL